The Desulfovibrio fairfieldensis sequence GGCCGGAAGCATGCATCTGGAACTCAGCGCGGCCGACGGCCTGGGCGGCAGCCTGCGCCTGACGGGCGGCGGCGGGCTGGACGGCCGCAATCTGGATCTGCGGGCCGTGCTGGACCATTTGCGTCCTCTGCGCCGCCGGGATCTGCGCATCAATCTTTCCGGCCAGGCCCAGGTTACGGGCAGCGCCACGGCTCCGGACGTGCGCGGTGAAATCGTCATCAACCAGGGCGCGTTGCTGCTCAACAACCTGGCCGTGGGCGGCAGCATCACCACCTTGCCCATTCAGGAAGCCGCTACCGTGACGGACGCCGCCCCGGCGGCACCCGCAGCGGCCGCCGAAGGACAGGGCTCCCTGAATCTGCGCATCCGCGCTCCGGGCCGCTTCATCGTTGAGGGGCATGGCCTGACCAGCGAGTGGCAGGCCAATCTGCTGGTCAGCGGCAGCCCGGCCGCGCCCATGATTACTGGCGAACTGCGCGCCGTGAAGGGCAATTTCGATTTCCTGACCAAGAATTTCGCGCTCACGCGCGGGGTCATCACCTTTGGCGGCGGTTCCCTGAGCAATCCCCTGCTGGATATTGTGATGACCAATGAAACGCCGGACCTCACGGCTCACATCACCATCAGCGGCACGGTGAGCAAGATGAAGCTCAGCCTGAGCAGCGAGCCCAGCCTGCCCAAGGATGAAATCCTCTCCCGGATTCTCTTTGGCCGCAGCGCCAATGAGTTGAGCCGCCTGGAGGCCCTGCAGCTGGCAGGGGCCGTGGCCCAGCTGGCCGGTTTCGGCTCGGGCGGGGGTGGCATGCTCGACTTCACGCGCAAGGCCCTGGGCGTGGACGTGCTGCGCCTCGGCACCTCGTCCACCGGGGCCGCCGGAGAACCCGGTGACCAGACCGCGGGGGGCACCACCCTGGAAATGGGCAAGTACATCGGCGACCTGATCTACGTAGGCGTGGAGCAGGGCATGAAGCCGGACAGCACGGCCTTTATCATCCAGCTGGAACTGACCCCGCGCATCAATCTGGAACTCCGCACCGAACAGCAGGATACCTGGGGCGGCGTGCGCTGGAAGTACAATTACTGATCCGTCCGTCGCCGCCTGTGCCGTATAATGGAAGGGCCGCCATGTCCGTACCGCCTCATTCCGCTTCCGCCGCTTCCGGCAACCCGTCCTGGCCCGTCCGCCGGGCAATGGCCGATGATTTCCCGGTCCTGGCTGAACTGTGGCGGCGCAGCGTGGAAGCCACGCATGACTTTCTGCTGCCCGGTGATCTGGAGCGGATTTACGCGGAAGTGGCGGACGTCTATCTGCCGGGTGTGGATGAAGTCTGGCTGGCGGAAGAAGAAGGCTGCCCAGTGGGCTTTCTGGGCTGTGACGGAGCGCATGTGGAAATGCTTTTTGTGGAACCGGAATATTTCGGACGCGGCGTGGGCAAGGCCCTGCTGCGGCACGCCCGGGACCTGCACGGCGCGCTCAGCCTGGAAGTCAACGAGCAGAATGCGCGGGCTCTGGCCTTTTATCAGCGCCAAGGCTTTGCGGTGACAGGGCGGTCAGCCCTGGACAACGCGGGACGGCCCTATCCTCTGCTGTATCTGGCTTGGCGGGGATGAACCGGCCGACGCATTTTCAGGATTAGTAAAACATCCCGGATTCGCCATCTGAACGAATCCGGGATGTTTGTTGATTTCCTGGTACCCGGAGCCGGGCTTGAACCGGCACAGCCAAAGGCCGAGGGATTTTAAGTCCCTTGTGTCTACCAATTCCACCATCCGGGCATAGTGCGTCACATCAGGCCGCTGCCGCACGGGCGCGCCGCCGTCACTCTTCTCCTTCCGTTGCCGCCGGGGCGGGCGGCACGCGCCAGATTTTCAGCCCCTGGGGGGGATCCTCGGGCACGGGACGCTCCTCTTCCTGCCACTGACCGGCCTGAATCCAGTAGACATGCAGGGCGGCCAGGCTTTTGTCCAGGCAGAGCAGCCGCCCCGTGACGCCGCGCGGCAGCAGGGCCGCCGCTTCCTGGGCGATTTTGCGGTAGACGTAGAGCTTGTGCGCTTCAAAGGCGCACTGGCACATCAGCGCGTCGCCCAGCGGCGTGAAATCCAGGTGTGTCGCTCCGGCCCGCAGCAGCAGAGCTTCCAGGTCGGCGATCAGCGTGCTTTCCACATCCAGCAGTTCTTCGTAGGTCAGGCTTTCGTCGTAGCTGAACTGCCCGAAAACCTCACTGCGATTTTTGTCCATGGCGGCCTCAATCTGCCGGTTTTTATATGTCAAAGCCTGGCATTAGGCAACACGCGGCTGGTCTTGGGAGTGAAAAGCCGCTATACACGAAATATACACGGAACAGGCCGCCGCGCGGCAATTCCGAACAGGAGGAACTATGCGTTTCCGGGATACCTGCGTACTGGCGTTCTGTCGCCTGGGCGTGGCCGGGCTGGCTCCCAAGGCTCCGGGCACCTGGGGCACGGCCCTGGCCTGCCTGCTGGCGCCCTTTGTCTTTCTGCCGCTCGGCATGGGCTGGCGCGTGCTGGCGCTGCTGCTGCTCTTTGTGCTGGGCGCGCTGGCCGCCACGCGCGCGGAAAAGCTGCTGGGCCGCAAAGACCCCGGCGAAGTGGTCATTGACGAACTGGTGGGCGTCTGGCTGGTGCTGCTGCCGTTTGCCGCACCGGGGGTCTGGCTGGTGGTCGCGGCCTTTGTGTTCTTCCGCATTTTCGACATCGCCAAGCCCTGGCCGGTGCGCGCCTCGGAAAACTGGCTGCCCGACGGTTTCGGGGTCATGCTGGACGACGTGCTGGCCGGGCTCTGGGCCCTGCTGTGCGTGGGTGTGTTGCACTGGGTCGGGCTGGTTTAGGGCCTTTGACACTATGCCTTTTTGCCGCTCACTATGCGCGGCAGCCGTTGTCCGAAGGACTTACGGATGGCGACAGCAATTGCATGGAACAGGCTGTGTCATTACGCATGCTGTCTTCATCCGTAGTTGGGCGTTGCTGTCTTTATCCGTACGGCTCACAAGTTCGCCTACGGCTGAAGCTCCTGCGTCGCAACGGCTGAAGCCAGATTTAGCCTGCTTTTTGGGTCGAGTACCAAAAGAGTACACTCCCTCAAAGCAGGCTTATCTTCCTTGCGGGCGAACAAAAATTCTATAGCGTCAACAGGCCCCAGCCGGGACTTTTCCGAAGACGCGCGGCATGACGCCGGAGCGCCGCGCAAAGCGGGCGCACCGACGGATTCCGGCGGAATATGCAGGG is a genomic window containing:
- a CDS encoding phosphatidylglycerophosphatase A; the encoded protein is MRFRDTCVLAFCRLGVAGLAPKAPGTWGTALACLLAPFVFLPLGMGWRVLALLLLFVLGALAATRAEKLLGRKDPGEVVIDELVGVWLVLLPFAAPGVWLVVAAFVFFRIFDIAKPWPVRASENWLPDGFGVMLDDVLAGLWALLCVGVLHWVGLV
- a CDS encoding acetyltransferase encodes the protein MSVPPHSASAASGNPSWPVRRAMADDFPVLAELWRRSVEATHDFLLPGDLERIYAEVADVYLPGVDEVWLAEEEGCPVGFLGCDGAHVEMLFVEPEYFGRGVGKALLRHARDLHGALSLEVNEQNARALAFYQRQGFAVTGRSALDNAGRPYPLLYLAWRG